The Streptomyces achromogenes genome window below encodes:
- a CDS encoding DUF6087 family protein yields MDDEPLDEWVARREASRPKLGDRKVVPLGEGHGRGGHVDPDAPRGVLEWDGHQWVPAGVAEDHATAGQEVGPQDAAERVALPQFSALPPAPERPFRPTQVFRRP; encoded by the coding sequence GTGGATGACGAGCCGTTGGACGAGTGGGTCGCGCGGCGTGAGGCCAGCCGGCCCAAGCTGGGCGACCGCAAGGTCGTTCCCCTCGGTGAGGGGCACGGGCGCGGCGGCCACGTCGATCCGGACGCGCCGCGCGGAGTGCTGGAGTGGGACGGCCACCAGTGGGTCCCCGCGGGCGTGGCCGAGGATCACGCCACGGCCGGGCAGGAAGTCGGGCCGCAGGACGCGGCGGAGCGTGTCGCTCTCCCGCAGTTCTCCGCTCTGCCGCCCGCCCCTGAGCGGCCGTTCAGGCCCACGCAGGTGTTCCGCCGGCCTTGA
- a CDS encoding LppX_LprAFG lipoprotein gives MTKAAKSAVGITSLHYRLSGTVPAKGRVTADASMTAQPPAMSMDLSTAASQGEGGQLRIRFTNKTMYVGGSAIHSEKLKGKHWLSAAPAIWGQGAADNQSYGVLPSQLQANPATQSTLLNGSKDLRAVGTETVDGVTTTHYKGTVNYDALSGERLDQFMQLEVSDPLTMDLWIDSKDRPKQFRLQAEHHDDTPTASAADTPLDLTITFLDINQPATIKAPPADDTAPLAADTQH, from the coding sequence GTGACCAAGGCTGCCAAGAGCGCCGTCGGCATCACGTCGCTCCACTACCGCCTCAGCGGGACGGTGCCGGCGAAAGGCCGCGTGACGGCCGACGCATCCATGACGGCGCAACCGCCGGCCATGAGCATGGACCTCAGCACAGCGGCCTCCCAGGGCGAGGGCGGCCAACTGCGGATCCGGTTCACCAACAAGACCATGTACGTCGGCGGTAGCGCGATCCACTCCGAGAAACTGAAAGGCAAACACTGGCTGAGCGCCGCGCCGGCCATCTGGGGACAAGGCGCAGCGGACAACCAGTCCTACGGCGTGCTCCCCAGTCAGCTGCAGGCAAACCCCGCCACGCAGTCCACGCTCCTCAACGGATCCAAAGACCTGCGAGCAGTCGGAACCGAGACAGTCGACGGCGTCACGACCACGCACTACAAAGGAACGGTCAACTACGACGCCCTGAGCGGTGAACGCCTCGATCAGTTCATGCAGCTGGAAGTGTCAGACCCGCTCACCATGGACCTGTGGATCGACAGCAAGGACCGGCCCAAACAGTTCCGACTGCAAGCCGAGCACCACGACGACACGCCCACCGCCAGCGCCGCAGACACGCCACTCGACCTCACCATCACCTTCCTCGACATCAACCAGCCCGCCACCATCAAAGCCCCACCGGCCGACGACACCGCCCCCCTCGCAGCTGACACGCAGCACTGA
- a CDS encoding methyltransferase domain-containing protein, which translates to MDWKQHAAGLARTAVHPASPWQGPVLATPRHMCVPRWYAAGPGGWTPADGPADETVWAHAAYTDQTLVTRVGPVHADHAADGQAVAGRPTSSSTLPSLVVSMLTHAQLLEGQALLDVATGSGYSAALACARLGDDYVTTVDVDPYLTEAAADRLDSLGHHPGILTQDAGAELPGEYDRIVSIVSVTRVPASWLRVLRPGGRLVTTLAGTGLILTADTDEDGGAAGRVEWDRGAFMATRTSDDYPPQLDALFAQARERDGDDVTQSPFPVLDVMQAWEVWSMLSLTAPGIEHRNGTDDDGGRMTWMLHHDGSWARAHTQPGSRTMTVHQGGPRRLYTLLEGIRWRWIEHGELPVYGARVTVTPDGATTLARGGWTVTL; encoded by the coding sequence ATGGACTGGAAGCAGCACGCCGCCGGCCTCGCCCGCACGGCGGTCCACCCCGCATCCCCGTGGCAGGGGCCGGTCCTGGCCACGCCGCGGCACATGTGCGTGCCCCGCTGGTATGCGGCCGGCCCCGGCGGCTGGACGCCCGCCGACGGCCCCGCAGACGAGACGGTGTGGGCGCACGCCGCCTACACGGACCAGACCCTCGTGACCCGGGTCGGCCCCGTCCACGCCGACCACGCCGCCGACGGCCAGGCGGTCGCCGGGCGGCCCACGTCGTCGAGCACCCTGCCGAGCCTCGTCGTCAGCATGCTCACGCACGCGCAGCTCCTCGAGGGCCAGGCGCTCCTGGACGTCGCGACCGGCTCCGGCTACAGCGCGGCCCTGGCATGTGCCCGGCTGGGCGACGACTACGTGACGACCGTGGACGTCGACCCCTACCTGACGGAGGCCGCCGCGGACCGTCTCGACAGCCTCGGCCACCATCCGGGGATCCTCACCCAGGACGCAGGCGCCGAGCTGCCCGGCGAATACGACCGGATCGTCTCCATAGTGTCGGTGACGCGCGTTCCCGCGTCGTGGCTGCGCGTCCTGCGGCCAGGCGGACGCCTGGTGACGACCCTCGCCGGTACGGGGCTGATCCTGACCGCCGACACGGACGAGGACGGCGGGGCCGCCGGCCGGGTCGAATGGGACCGGGGCGCGTTCATGGCGACCCGCACGAGCGACGACTACCCGCCCCAGCTCGACGCCCTGTTCGCGCAGGCCCGGGAACGGGACGGGGACGACGTCACACAGTCGCCGTTCCCGGTCCTCGACGTCATGCAGGCCTGGGAGGTGTGGTCCATGCTGTCGCTCACGGCCCCCGGGATCGAGCACCGCAACGGCACCGACGACGACGGCGGCCGGATGACGTGGATGCTGCACCACGACGGCTCCTGGGCCCGCGCGCACACCCAACCCGGCAGCCGAACCATGACCGTCCACCAGGGCGGCCCCCGCCGCCTCTACACCCTGCTGGAAGGGATCAGGTGGCGGTGGATCGAGCACGGCGAACTGCCCGTGTACGGGGCGCGGGTGACCGTCACGCCGGACGGCGCGACCACTCTGGCCCGTGGGGGCTGGACGGTCACGCTCTGA
- a CDS encoding IS3 family transposase — MTVHPFIEAEKRAGHSVKRACELLKVSRTAFYARRAAKPGPRAVRDAELAEQIADVHTRSRGTYGAPRVHAVLKRAGAGCGRRRVARLMRAAGLQGRHRRRRHLTTIPDPRAALRPDLVVRDFQPDPAGLDARWCGDITYIATEEGWLYLATVIDIASRRVVGWATADHLRTDLVADALTAACRKRRPTRPVIFHSDRGCQGGFNWSSQHPDLGGVRRGYGGLEFEDQRCPGGAASAVAR; from the coding sequence GTGACGGTGCACCCGTTCATCGAGGCGGAGAAGCGCGCAGGTCACAGCGTCAAACGAGCGTGTGAGCTGCTGAAGGTCTCCCGGACCGCCTTCTATGCCCGCCGCGCTGCCAAGCCTGGTCCCCGCGCGGTCCGTGACGCCGAGCTGGCGGAACAGATCGCCGACGTTCACACGCGATCGCGGGGAACCTACGGCGCCCCGCGCGTCCATGCCGTGCTCAAGCGGGCAGGCGCCGGATGTGGCCGCCGACGTGTCGCGCGGCTGATGCGGGCTGCCGGACTGCAGGGCCGACACCGCAGACGACGGCACCTGACGACGATCCCCGATCCACGAGCTGCCCTGCGGCCCGATCTCGTCGTCCGGGACTTCCAGCCCGACCCCGCCGGCCTGGATGCCCGCTGGTGCGGCGACATCACCTACATCGCCACGGAGGAGGGCTGGCTCTATCTGGCCACCGTCATCGACATCGCCTCCCGCCGCGTGGTCGGCTGGGCGACGGCCGACCACCTGCGGACCGATCTGGTCGCCGATGCCCTCACGGCCGCCTGCCGGAAGCGCCGTCCCACCCGCCCAGTGATCTTTCACTCGGATCGTGGCTGTCAGGGTGGATTCAACTGGTCGTCGCAACACCCTGATCTCGGAGGTGTGCGACGTGGCTACGGCGGACTGGAGTTTGAAGACCAGCGATGTCCCGGAGGGGCGGCGTCGGCAGTGGCGCGCTGA
- a CDS encoding helix-turn-helix domain-containing protein → MRNDVEEFAALLRRLKDRTDRSYGSLARRLNMNTSTLHRYCAGEAVPQDFAPLERLAAFCEATPKERLELHRLWLSAVAARQRVSTAGSTQAAVPAPAPDTDGALVEESCSAEQPGKDPDPDEHGPAPAPRAWYRRRVLVSTAVACALLATLGSVSVLSNDRSSAADASRPAGLRTADSGAPHGSAKLPATASPAPSGSSTSPSPRQKTPAPSATGSGPASATKPTTALPLAWSTDSLVWDKGCDHDYVVNKPPAQVPPPPVEQDAGVWAATQGAVHGRHTRVQISVQGRSSTAVVLKALHVRIVSRSTPAAGSAYAMGQGCGGDLAPRRLTVNLDADRPIARPKDGADSEHTIPAVHFPYRVSAEDPEVLLVDATTQTYDARWYLELDWSCQGRTGTIRIDDHGRPFHTTSIKGMPHYWYGRNDADERAWVPYDS, encoded by the coding sequence ATGCGGAACGATGTCGAGGAGTTCGCGGCGCTGCTGCGCCGTCTGAAGGACCGTACGGACCGGAGCTACGGCTCCCTGGCACGCCGCCTCAACATGAACACCTCCACGCTGCACCGGTACTGCGCGGGCGAGGCGGTGCCGCAGGACTTCGCGCCCTTGGAGCGGCTCGCGGCCTTTTGCGAGGCGACGCCGAAGGAGCGGCTCGAGCTGCACCGGCTGTGGTTGTCGGCGGTGGCGGCTCGGCAGCGGGTGAGTACAGCCGGGTCGACGCAGGCGGCGGTGCCGGCACCGGCACCGGACACGGACGGGGCCCTCGTCGAGGAGAGCTGCTCCGCGGAGCAGCCCGGAAAGGATCCAGACCCAGACGAGCACGGCCCCGCTCCCGCTCCCCGCGCCTGGTACCGCCGACGAGTCCTGGTGTCCACCGCCGTCGCCTGCGCGCTGCTCGCCACTTTGGGCAGCGTGTCCGTCCTGTCGAACGACCGCTCCTCCGCCGCGGACGCCTCCCGCCCTGCGGGCCTGCGGACGGCTGACTCCGGTGCACCCCACGGTTCGGCGAAACTGCCGGCCACCGCCTCTCCGGCCCCTTCCGGGAGCTCCACGTCGCCCAGCCCCCGGCAGAAGACCCCCGCTCCGTCCGCCACCGGCAGCGGTCCCGCCTCGGCCACTAAGCCGACCACCGCCCTGCCCCTCGCCTGGAGCACCGACTCCCTGGTCTGGGACAAGGGGTGCGACCACGACTACGTTGTCAACAAGCCGCCCGCACAGGTGCCTCCGCCGCCGGTGGAGCAGGACGCCGGGGTGTGGGCGGCGACCCAGGGTGCGGTGCACGGGCGGCATACGAGGGTGCAGATCTCGGTGCAGGGGCGGTCGTCAACGGCCGTGGTACTGAAGGCACTCCACGTCCGCATCGTCAGCCGCAGCACCCCGGCCGCCGGGAGCGCGTACGCCATGGGCCAGGGCTGCGGCGGCGACCTCGCGCCCCGCCGCCTCACCGTGAACCTCGATGCCGACCGCCCCATCGCCCGCCCGAAGGACGGCGCCGACAGCGAACACACCATCCCGGCCGTGCACTTCCCGTACCGTGTCTCCGCGGAGGACCCGGAGGTGCTGCTGGTCGACGCGACGACACAGACCTACGACGCCCGCTGGTACCTCGAGCTCGACTGGTCCTGCCAAGGCCGCACCGGCACGATCCGCATCGACGACCACGGCCGCCCGTTCCACACCACCAGCATCAAGGGAATGCCGCACTACTGGTACGGCAGGAACGACGCAGACGAGCGTGCCTGGGTCCCCTACGACAGCTAG
- a CDS encoding MFS transporter, translating to MTATEQEPRTGRPAPPTAARWLTLLLVVFAVLVMSRSLSEGIYDIAFANLALDLSGLVSTVGLVYCVGYGVEVVASVAAGPLLDRGNPKTVLIVAYLVKIGVFVFIGIGSTILSSHLWAIVVAAATVDLVHHIGEMALFVLLPRILDAKTLVRVQGIGGTIRSAAELLSPVVAGLVIALLPGSRALLVAAGLQVLALAVFAGFIAVVARQPGSAHPKSVHAQGSGATTGAAALEEEPAPALLPSRRTVARTLLSSPAWRRFLTFHALTVLALSTVILSLLSLMRETFAMSPARAGSFLAFSTIGAIIGGLVVAKAGPQGVYSSLRWATALAGAGTLTVALLGGSQWILAAALVLFGLGFTVYLRSAGILVQLRAPATLLGTWHGLLDAVIRVVSAGAILATGFLFDRFGGRPVYLVFGALLLLTAALWSTFGTQDQHNLSSTPLHPTPAP from the coding sequence GTGACCGCGACCGAACAGGAGCCGAGGACCGGCCGCCCCGCGCCCCCCACCGCAGCACGCTGGCTGACGCTGCTCCTCGTGGTCTTCGCAGTGCTCGTCATGTCCCGCTCCCTGAGCGAGGGCATCTACGACATCGCGTTCGCCAACCTGGCCCTGGACCTCTCCGGCCTGGTCAGCACGGTCGGCCTGGTGTACTGCGTGGGCTACGGCGTGGAGGTCGTCGCCTCTGTCGCGGCCGGTCCCCTACTGGACCGAGGCAACCCCAAGACCGTCCTGATCGTGGCCTACCTCGTCAAGATCGGCGTTTTCGTCTTCATCGGCATCGGCTCCACGATCCTCTCGTCCCACCTGTGGGCGATCGTCGTCGCGGCGGCAACGGTGGACCTCGTCCACCACATCGGGGAGATGGCCCTGTTCGTCCTCCTGCCGCGGATCCTCGACGCCAAGACCCTCGTCCGGGTCCAGGGCATCGGCGGAACCATCCGATCGGCCGCCGAACTGCTCTCCCCGGTCGTCGCGGGCCTGGTCATCGCCCTGCTCCCCGGCTCCCGGGCCCTCCTCGTCGCCGCCGGCCTCCAGGTCCTCGCTCTGGCCGTCTTCGCCGGCTTCATCGCTGTCGTGGCCCGACAGCCCGGATCGGCGCACCCGAAGTCCGTCCACGCGCAGGGCTCCGGTGCGACGACCGGCGCTGCCGCGCTCGAAGAGGAACCCGCCCCCGCCCTCCTCCCGTCTCGCCGCACGGTGGCGAGGACACTCCTCTCCAGCCCGGCCTGGCGTCGCTTCCTCACCTTCCACGCCCTGACCGTGCTCGCCCTCTCGACGGTGATCCTCTCCCTGCTGTCACTCATGAGGGAGACCTTCGCCATGTCACCGGCCCGCGCCGGTTCCTTCCTGGCGTTCTCCACCATCGGAGCCATCATCGGCGGCCTCGTCGTCGCCAAGGCCGGCCCGCAGGGCGTCTACTCAAGCCTGCGCTGGGCCACCGCCCTCGCGGGCGCCGGCACCCTGACGGTGGCGCTGCTCGGGGGGAGTCAGTGGATCCTCGCGGCCGCCCTCGTCCTCTTCGGCCTCGGCTTCACCGTGTACCTCAGGTCAGCCGGAATCCTCGTCCAACTCCGTGCCCCTGCCACCCTGCTCGGCACCTGGCACGGGCTCCTCGACGCCGTCATCCGCGTTGTCAGCGCCGGAGCAATCCTCGCCACCGGCTTCCTCTTCGACCGCTTCGGAGGCAGGCCCGTCTACCTCGTATTCGGCGCGCTCCTCCTGCTCACCGCAGCCCTGTGGTCCACCTTCGGCACCCAGGACCAGCACAACCTCAGCTCGACCCCCCTGCACCCGACACCCGCCCCGTAA
- a CDS encoding transposase → MGKKKPRPRRSFTPEFKAEIVELCRRGDRSVGQIAKDFDLTETAVRDWVKQAEVDAGQRDGLTTSEREELAALRRENRRLREDVDILKRATAFFAKETR, encoded by the coding sequence ATGGGGAAGAAAAAGCCTCGCCCTCGTCGCTCGTTCACGCCGGAGTTCAAGGCGGAGATCGTCGAGCTGTGTCGACGCGGTGACCGCTCGGTCGGTCAGATCGCCAAGGACTTCGATCTGACCGAGACCGCGGTGCGTGACTGGGTGAAGCAGGCCGAGGTCGATGCGGGCCAGCGGGACGGCCTGACCACCAGCGAACGCGAGGAACTGGCCGCACTGCGGCGGGAGAACCGCCGTCTGCGTGAGGACGTCGACATCCTCAAGCGGGCCACGGCTTTCTTCGCGAAGGAGACCCGGTGA
- a CDS encoding FG-GAP repeat domain-containing protein codes for MANITLPKAPYTFADVADADGDGKADLVSADATGSLWLYPGNGNGGWSSAATYIGSGLSTHTFAGIGDFNSDGYADTVAMTPAGTLRLFPGDVGHDLLTPVSNFPSGWSGYAFAGVADFNRDGKTDLIGRHPDGTLNLFPGTGTGASLGTTVQIGTGWSSFAFAGIGDFNSDAKPDVIVRDTTGALWLYPGNGSNGFGARSQIGTGWNGYTFAGIGDFNSAGTPDVIARDDATGILWLYPCSATAFGTRQQIGSGW; via the coding sequence ATGGCCAACATCACCCTCCCCAAGGCCCCGTACACCTTCGCCGACGTCGCCGACGCCGACGGCGACGGCAAGGCCGACCTGGTCTCCGCGGACGCCACCGGCAGCCTGTGGCTCTACCCCGGCAACGGCAACGGCGGCTGGTCCAGCGCCGCCACCTACATCGGCTCCGGCCTGTCCACCCACACCTTCGCCGGCATCGGCGACTTCAACAGCGACGGCTACGCCGACACCGTCGCCATGACCCCCGCAGGCACCCTGCGCCTGTTCCCCGGCGATGTCGGACATGACCTGCTCACACCGGTCAGCAACTTCCCCAGCGGCTGGAGCGGCTACGCCTTCGCCGGCGTCGCCGACTTCAACCGCGACGGCAAAACCGACCTGATCGGCCGCCACCCCGACGGCACACTGAACCTGTTCCCCGGCACCGGCACAGGCGCCAGCCTGGGGACCACCGTGCAGATCGGCACCGGCTGGAGCAGCTTCGCCTTCGCCGGCATCGGCGACTTCAACAGCGACGCCAAACCCGACGTCATCGTCCGCGATACCACCGGCGCCCTGTGGCTGTACCCCGGCAACGGCAGCAACGGCTTCGGCGCCCGCAGCCAGATCGGCACCGGCTGGAACGGCTACACCTTCGCCGGCATCGGCGACTTCAACAGCGCCGGCACCCCCGACGTCATCGCCCGCGACGACGCCACCGGCATCCTGTGGCTCTACCCTTGCTCCGCCACCGCTTTCGGCACCCGCCAACAGATCGGCAGCGGCTGGTAG